The Theileria annulata chromosome 2, complete sequence, *** SEQUENCING IN PROGRESS *** genomic sequence AAGTTTAGAATCCAAAAGAGGATTAAAAGGTTCCTGAGGTTTAAATTTACGAACAAATCCTCTCAATTCCATTacttaaaatatttaaggACTGTATATTACTGTGTGGTTTTATCCTGTATCAGATGTGGTGAAGGAGTACATGTAGAGCAAATCCGGCGAGTTGATGTGGAAAAAACGACGTAGAAAGggtaaatataaaagaCCTTGGATTGAAACAGGGTCGAAATTAAGTTTCTTTAGTATTCTAGAGCAGTTTCTCGGTGAGATAAACAAATCAAAATCGTGGGTGTGTTTAGGTACTTTCGACAATAAATTCTCAGCCAAAAATacatttacaaaatatgaAAGAAGACTAGAGCCTGGAGTTGTAATTACAAACAGGCCTCCAGGCTTAACAAGCGAAGTTAAAGCCTCCAAAAATCGTTCCTTTTCTCGGTTTTCAACGTGTTCTATGACCTCTGAAGCCACGACGATGTCAAAACTGGCCCTAGTTTTGTCAGTTAAAAAGTCATAAACTGAAATGGATTTATAGTCAAGATTGTTACAATAATCGTTTCTAAGTCCTAGTCTGAGGTGGTAATCATCAAAATGTGTTTTTTTGTGGGATTTTGCAACTTCTATCAGCTGTTCGTTAGGGTCAATTCCAAGCACTTTGGAGCCAAATTTAGCCAAAGATTCAGTCAGAATTCCTCCTCCGCAACCGACatccaaaattttaagtCCTTTAAGCACTGATTCTATGTGAACGGTTGACCTTTTATAAGGCTCCTTAAAAATACCGAATTGAGTAAATAAAAACGGGTTTGAAGTGTTATCGGAGTTGTATGAACCAGTCTCAACTTTATCCTTTTTACGGTTTATGTACGAGTTTGCTATGAATGGGATTCTAACCTGGTTATAGTCATGCAAAACTGACATATCACCGTCAATATCCCACCAGTTATGGGAAAAGCGGTCAAAGAATCCAACTGAGGATGTAAATCTGTTATAAGATAGTAAAAAATAGCTTTTTTTCACTggaatattaataaaactcATGAGAAAACttcataatttacaataataaaaagattgaaaataatttttaggaGAGAAACgaaatcaaattaattacaCTATAGAGGAAATTTTGgggtattttttaaaaatattatttttttatcggtacaaatgaaattaaataataaagaagaAGTGGAAAAGGCAGTTAAATCTAACACCGGAAAATTGGTTTTGCTGGTTTTGGAAGAAGATGAGCCTTCCAGTAAGCAATTAATGGAAGTTTCGctaaatttatcaaaggtttttatttatttttattattttttaggaTTTTAGTGAAATTGtctttaaatgtgtaaattcTGATCTAGTTGGAGATTTATACACCTTAAAATGCCTTCCAactgttttattttttgagGTACACATTTTATTCTTTGATTAAATTCTTTCAGAATTCCTCCCTTTTGAACTCTCTCGAGGGTTGTAGTACTTCAGTTCTGGTCAGTTTCGTAAGGGGCTGGGCTGCCAATTCTAATGAAAGTACTGTGGATAAGATTGAGAGGCTGTTGCGGGAACACCCTGTTCTTCTTTTTATGAAGGGCGATAAGGCTGAGCCATTCTGTCGATTCAGCAGAGCTGTTGTAAACATGCTCAACAGCTCAGGAGTCAAATTTGAGGGCTATAATATATTCGATGACCCTAAACTAAGGGAGGAACTAAAAGCATACTCTAACTGGCCCACATACCCCCAACTTTACGTCAATGTAAGTCATTTGAACATTTTCAAGTTAATTTTCAGGGAAATCTGATAGGTGGCCATGATATTATTAAGGAACTTTACGAAACTAATAGTTTAAGAAAGGAAATTCCCGCTGAAtatttaacttaatttcgattaatgtattattgtatatattatgaatTATACTAGCATGTAATATATAGTGTAGTAAATTTGATATGAGTTTAAGATTAAAGATATGAAGTTCTAAGGTTGATCTTGGTGGAGAGTGAGTAAACAGTAACAAAAGCAATGTACACAAAATATGCAGTGGCAACAGAAAAAAATGCCAGTTTATATGAGCATGAAATAATTGCGTGGTACCTGAGTGAGTACCTATAGTCCTTAGGGAAAGTTGAGCCCTTTTTAACTGCATAGTTGCAGGGACATTTGTCAGTTAAGAACACGAAAATTGGATGAGAAATCAAGGTCTTTCCCTTCCTAGTCATTACAAGAGGGTCGTTAAACTTCTTGTTATTATTGTGTGATATGCGTTTAGCTTCTACTGACAAGAATGTCCTTAAAACCTTGATTCCgaaaattaagaaaaatGGAATTGAAATTCCATTTATCATATGCATTAAGTATAGATAGAAATTACTATCATTGACCGATTTTGAAACAATCATGGATAAGAAAGATGTGataaagaatattatcACAAAGATGTATCCACTTAAAACCCATCTGAAGTTGTAAATAACGTGAAGAAACTTCTCCAAAAACGTGGTACAAAATAACCATTTACGAAGCGAACTGGGTCTATTTTGTGCTATAATATGATTTTTGGTCTTCCAAACCGATAATTCCAGACCTAATAAATCAGACTTTTCAGCTAATTCTAATTGAGAATTATTCAAAGTCTGCTTTAACTTCTCGGTTATTACCCTTCTATTGTGCTCAACATATGAAAACACGATGTCTATTAAGTCAGAAATGATTAGCATAAGCCCTGAAAAGAAGACTGCGAAGTATAAAAGCTTGTTGGCTACTGTTGATCTTAGTGTTGGAGTACTCTCAATAAAGTTAACGTAACTGGTTTTAAATGAGAAACGCGCAACAAAAGGCATCCAAGAAATGGCAAATAGGTATAATAAACAGTTTGATCCACTTAAATTTGcaataaattttccatAGGGTTTGTAACAGGCTGGACACTCTTTTAACAATTCTTCACCCTCCTCAATAACTACCTTATCTTCAAGCTCCGTAAAATCGCTTGATGATCTTGAGTAGACGATATTTGGCAAACCACTTTCCACGTCATTGTCTGACGTTGGAATATTGTCAATATCAACTATTTCAGGGGCATTTGGTACCTCATTTACGAACTCATCTTGGGACTTGTATTCTGCATCATCTTGGACTAGTTCTTCCACATCATCTTGGGATTTGTATTCTAAATCTTTTAATTGGTCTTCTATATCATCTTGGGATTGGTATTCTGCATCATCTTGGACTACTTCTTCCACATCATCTTGGGATTTGTATTCTACATCATCGCTGACATGGTCATACGAgctaaattttaaatcttcaCTAGGAACATTTGAAGCCATTTGGAACAAAATCTCAGCaatatatttgaatatttggTTAAAATGACACTACTGGGAGAGATGCAACTATTAAAacttaaatattaaaaaaaccCTTAATATCGAGAcggaataaataatataagGTGTAAATAAACTGGGAGAAAGCgttttaaaataatgtgATAAATATAGATGTTAGGATACTATAGAAATGAATAAGTATAGCATTTACTAAATAAGTACAGAGAAGTACACAGGACAGTCTTGGAGCTAAATCCATATTTTTTAAGCCTAAAATTTAAGACGAAAAATTTCAActcaatatatattttttaaaaaattaaatcttaaaagtttatttgaaaatcattaaaaaattgtttatgaaataaattGGGGATTCTGGAATCCAAAACCAAAATTACAACATTTCCCCCAAtttttaaagaaaaaaattattagaaaattatttataattttatatatacaattaatattagtatatagtacATAGTAACAGTTTATAGTAgataatagtatataatactAGTTAAGTAGGTATtaaattgaaatatataaaattctgaaaataacactaaataataataaaataagattaattgtgtataatataaGTTATTagtttcaaatttaaaagcGATGATTCATgttacaatttttataagatcaaaattttaattagttGAAATTGGGAGTTAATtttgaagaaaaattaaattaattgaaattgaaaGTAAAAGTGAaaaaaagtaaaattaataataatgtagaATTATGAGTTAGCATTGAACCCTATACatagttaataattaaaatgaatttcCTGTATATGtatgtaaaataactaataatttgaatgtTAGAATTAGATTGGAAtggtaataaattttagtcGAACATTGACTTTATATTTCTGGCTTTTTTATCggataattttaataattagagCTGAGGATATATTGGCCTCGGAATCAAACATTGTGGACTATAAAGTCGATTCTTTACCACTGGAATTTGTTCCCGGCAGCGGTTACGTAGTTAAAGTTGAAGTTGGCGGCCAGCCTCTGAAGCTTTTGTTAGATCCAAATGTTTGCGGTATAATTTTGTTCGAAAACACAGACAGAATTTGTTCTAAAGATGATAAGGGAAGCTGTTATGACCCATACAAGTCAAAAACAGCAAGCTGGTGTGTTAACACGGCAGTTTGCGTACCAGGAAAGTTCAATTACCAGTGCAAGGAAACACCTTCACCCAGCAAAATAAAGGAACTTACGTGAGttttcaaaatattaacagTGTTTAGTGCTACAATTGTGAGGGTCGATTCtgatattataaaaatatattcaattgAGGGTTTAGAGTCCCTTAAAATCGCAGTTGACCACAAAAAATCACCTTACATCCTTGATAAAGTACCAGTCAAACTCGGACGCTCTTTGGACCGCTACGATCGCAAGATTTTTACCAATGTTGATGGCATTTTTGGCATATCAGGTAGTGTAAACAATTGTTATATGTGTTAGGTTCTGAATTATGCTGTCGAAGTAACCCTTGGGATTTAGTAACGCGTGATTATCGCGGCTTTTTTGTACTGGATATTAACCCTGTACAGAATGTTAGATTCCCCAGTAAGTTATTTTTGGGTACCGACAGAGTTTCTGAGGATGAAATAGTCTGGTCTGAAAAGCGTCAAACCGGTGGAATCTTCACTAATTCACTCATACAATTCACTATCTATGATctaaaaatgtgtaacaCAAAAATCTTCGGACGCACTTCGTCAAATTGGGAAGCAGCCATAGATCTCACGTATCTTTACCACcctaaaatataattaaattatagtttagtaatagttaaataacactaattagctggaattaaattttattatgtTGTAGAACACCGTATTTGATATTGCCGAAGAATTTTTGGATGACAATGATGTCATATTTACCAGTGGATAAATCATGCTTCGATGAGGGTCTAAGCCCTCGATTATGTAAACTAACTGTTGGGAACAGACTGTTCCCAATCATTGAGTTTAAACTTAGCGAGtcttattatttgaatttcGAAAAGGTCGAAACTCCTTCAATCACAATTCCCCTTGAAAATCTCATATACGATGATGGAGATAGTAAAACGTTACTCATCATCCCAGATGAATTCAGTGATAGGCCTTCTTATACCTTAAATCCTACCATCAAATTTGGTTACAAAGGTTTCTCATACAATACATCTTATCTATAATTTATCTATTATACTTAGTTAAGctataataattgaatgTGATATAGTGTTGGAATCGCTGAATGTTGTGGTCGATAGTGATGGGTACAGAGTGGGACTCATTAGCAAGAACCAGTTGGTAGGTTCATTTTCCAAGTGTTCAGAGGTCCCACAATGCTTTGGAGACCAGGTTTATGAACCTGCACTCAATATTTGCCTCAACCCAATCTGTAGCATATGGCTCATGAAACGCCTAAACCCAGAAAAAGGGTAATAATCATTAGtttagtattatttatttatctcTTTAAGAATTTAAGGATTTAAACACTAGttatgtatatttattatgataaattagGATCTGCGAGACATCGTTTGTGGCTAAGGTTGTGATAACAACAGTTATTTGTGCTCTGGTGGTAGCAGAACTATATTGTAATTTCGCTCGAAAACATATTTTAAGAATCACATCAAGATTGTGTagataaataaatgaatttattactCCATACTATCcactaaattatatattattcagTACATAGTAATATAAGATTAAGTTAAGGAAGAGAGAATGGAGAGCCTGTTGAGAGCAATATTACGCTCATGTTGTAACTTCTTCAAAGGTTTCCTGTAATCCTTAACAACAGTGAGGTgactaaaaatttttttaacgCTCGTTTTATACCTGTAATCTAGTTTTGGAATAGAGTAATTCTCATCATGGAAGAAAACACGACTGAATTTGGCGTTATCGGAGCCATGGATCTCCATCCAACGTTTCATCTGAGTAGTTGCGATAACATTCCCCTGGAGCTAAcaaatcaataaattaaactCACATGACCAATTGCGAACTTTTTCCTACACTTAATCCAACCAACTAGAAATAATTGGTTGCAGTAAGATTGTAATTCAGTTTCAAACTTcttttctaaaaaaatgaaataatatagaAATACCGTTGAAAACGCCATTAAGCTCAAACCGGAACCTATGATTCATCTCATGTTGATTTGTTAAATCGTAGTCCTTTTTAACCGGAATCTTCTCCTCCTTTGGCCTATAACGCCTCAAACCGCTCGCCTTCTGGTTAAGTGTGTCAAATATAGTGTCAAAAACAGGGTAACCCCTGTTCAAAGTAGGGTGTGTTTTAAGTGAGTCATAAAGCCATTTTTCAGGTCTTCTACTAGGTGGAAATATGGAATTTCTAGATAACAAAAATGTGCTCTTGGCCTTATTTTTCAGAGACTTCGGGAAATAAGTAGACATTGAAACAATTATAAACcattttataaatcaatgcaaaaattaacaatttttagcgtcattaaataatttctcaaattaattttgttacACATCTCGCCCAATACTACTGATgttgttttttatttcaCTCTCCactatttattttattaaatgatgatgaataattgttaaatagtgtaaataatgtaaacTAATGTTAAAaggtgtaaaatataatgttGAACGGCTATGATTGCAGCTGCACAAGACAAACAGCGTCTGCAACGGACATAGCATCGAAAAGTAGCTCCCACTCGCTATGGTTCACCTTAGACGACTTCGATATCGGCGGTGTTCTTGTAATTTCTCTACCATCTTTATACACTATTTTCGCTAGTTATCCTTTTAccatttaaaaaattttcttatGTTTTTTTAGGGCGATGGAGCGCATGGTAGAATATTTTTAGCAAGGGAACGCAGAACTGGGTTTATCTgtgttttaaaatgtatttcAAAAGCTCAACTCGTTGGGTATTCTAATACACACATTACTCATCAACActgatataattttttattatattgtttagAACGGGTCAGGAATCGATGTTTAAGCGTGAAATAGAGTTGCATTCTCATCTACGACATCCAAATATTTCATGGTTCGCTTccaaaattaattcattttttagTTTGTATACTTGGTTTACTACAAAGACGATGATATTTATGGTGATTGAGTACTGCCATAACGGAGACCTCTACAGTTACTTGATGAGGAAGAAACGCATACCTGAGAAGGAGGTGTGTGAAATTATGTTCCAAGTCATCTGGGCTCTAAGGACTTGCCACGACAAGCACATTGTTCACCTTGATATAAAGCCTGAAAATATCCTCCTAGACCAAAACAACGTCGTTAAACTCGCTGATTTCGGACTCTCTGCACATATCAACTTTTCCAAAAACAATTCCACCACCAAACCCGTCAACggtgtaaataatataaatggaAACTCAAACACTGGAAATGGAAacacaaataatataaacgGAAAAGTGAATGTGGATGAtgaaaatttgaattttctAAGAGGAACGTACGATTATTGGTCACCAGAGCAATGcacatataaatataatagtgAAAAGAAATTCGGAGAGTTTGGACCTAAAACAGATATTTGGACCATTGGCGTACTGGCCTTTGAGCTTTTTTTCGGCCTTTCACCTTTCGGCTCAACAACTGAAGAAAGGCTGGACGTAGTTTTAGAACGTATTCAAACGCTCGAGTGGTTTGAATTTTGGCAAAAAAAGTACAAGAACCTTTACCTGAATGAGATGTCCAATGAGTTTCGCGACTTTCTCGACAAGTGCTTCATAAAGCAGTCTCACCTTAGGCCTGACGCATCTCAACTGCTTCAGCACCCATGGATTAAAATGTACAATATTCATCGATTTACAGATTCCGTATTTCTCAATCAACCCAGAACATAGCTAccaaaaaattttaactgTACAATAACTTGTCTGGAAGTTTTCTCAAGTTTGTGGAAATATTTCCAATTGgcacattttataattgtgtggaagttttttaaaataatgaaatgtTTTGTAACatattgtaatatagtttgtacacaaattataaattatacataattataaattaatggtGGCTAGTATAATAGTTGGTaacaaaaaaataattggCATAGAGTAAAACTGAGAAACAGTATATATAGCgtaaatgtaataaaattaaaaaatgtattgaaattaatcGAGTTCAAGCATGGTGTAGGTGGATTCAGGAGTGTCGTAGAGTTCAAAGAAGCTAGTTTtctaaagaaattaaaagattaaaaCTAACATTGAAGTCCAAATAATGGTTAATGTGAGTTTGGATATAAGTATACTTGAGTTTAAGAGAAAAATCCAAAAGTGCAAAAATCTAAAACAATTTTGTTACATTATGGACTAAAGACTAATTGTGCAAAAAGTAATTAGATATTAAACTAAAGGAATTTTACCTTCATTTCGTTGTAGAAAATCGACTTTCCGTCAACGTTCTTTTCACGTTTAAAGATGGTCAGGATTTCGTTGATCACCTCATACTCAAAGTCCTGGTTGAACTTGTATGCAATAATGTAACACACAGATGAGAACAGCTTCCTGTTAAACTTGGTTATAATGCCATTAAGAACGAGTCTAACAATGTATTAGAAAAATCAAAAGTAAGGACTGGTGTGGAAATACCTCTCAAATAATGTCCATGCAATTGCTGATGTTGATGGATCCACATGTTGTATCAAATTGGGCAATAACATAAAGTTATACTTTATCTTACTACAATCCACTCTTAGTTTTAATAAGCATGtagtaatattatagtattattagCTATATAATATGGTGTAGTAAATAGAGTAGTGTAGTTGAGGTGATGGTAATACCAGAGTTTGGTGAAGGAGAGCGTGGGATGTAACCAGGGGTGTTTTTGGCGGAAAAGAGTATTAGATTCAAGTAACAGTGGGTATGGTTTCGGTTCAGGTACTTCACTAGTGTTGTCATTGGTTGCGATTTTGATTTCGATTGATTCAGAAAAAGATAAGCTACTTCTTCTAAAGTCATAAATGGGAATATCCAGACGCTTAGGATCATATTCAAGAGTGCTGGGAACCATTAAGTCTGCGTAAGAAATGTAAAACTTCTCCCTTTTGGAAACAGATTCAGGCTCCAAAATAGCCTTTGAATCCATTCTTGAATTCTTTCTACTTAATCTAAACAAGGACATAATCCTAGTTATTCGTGCTCTGATTGACGAAACTCTGCTAAATTTCCTGCTTTTAGGAGAAACTGAACTTGTATCTCCGTGATCTTCTGACATTCTCTCCTCTCCATAGAGATCAATAAACCTTCTTTCCTCCTCATTTGTAACTTCATAATTCGGCGGTCCCTAGGCACATTATTAGGTgtacataattttaaatattataagCATCaggtatattattagttatatagtaatGATGTTACGTAGACTTTGGAATCTTTGAGCATATTTGACAAAAACGAAATGGCAACATTGGAGGAAAGTTCAGAGGCATTTAAAGCTGAGTATCTTACGAGTGTTATGAGTTCCTCGAACTTGCTGTCGGACATTTCCGATATCTTCTTCGAGTTCACCAACATCTCCAATACTGTTTTTAAAggaatttaaaattgaaatgaAAACAAACACCAGAAGCTTACTGTGCTCTACTACCAAATTaggtttaaattttttctaattaggtttaaataatctctaattaagttttaaaaattaaaattaagaaacattatgaatttgatttgagaaatattataaatttaatccaAATGGCACATGGCGataaacattaaaaatacaaaacGTGTTTATTCGTGTCAATATGACAcagaaattaaattaaaatcaagaGTACCAAATCATATCaaaaaaatttagattATTTCTTACTTATTACTTGGAAACCTCATATACGCAACAATAACATTTGTTGTACTTTTATTTCACTCTCCACTATTTATTTTCCTATTTCactatttattttatttatatttgtaaaatagaAAACATGGCTTATTCTTTTATGAATtagttttatattcttatttTCTTGCTTATCATCAACAAAAAAGTTCGAATTCCACACATTAccaaattcaaaatttacTGATTATCACTCGATATCACTACACTTAATTTTGCTATTGTTAGTTGAATATGCTTACtagtaatttaaaaaatggaGATTGAGATGCAGTCAGGATCGTCTGATTTTGGCGATTTTGAAGAAACCCATCCAAGAAAAAATTCTGATTTTGTTCCCAGAAAAAAGCTTTGGAACTCAAATAGTATCAACAGTGAACCCAGGGGATCAGTATCACGAATTTCCAAATCCAGGGAATCTGAAAATGACGATGATTTCGAGTTTCTAATTACTAAAAGCCAAACAgctaaaaaaattataaaactaaacTCAAACTCATTCGTTCGCCataattatagaaattCTCATGAAGGTTATCAATGTAGCTATAGAGGGAAAATGGAAGATTATCGGAGcaattttgaaaatattaataatcaaaataattattctaaataTAACACTTCAAAAAGTTGTGAAAGAAATGCGGAAAGCACTTTAAATAGAAGAAAATGGGAAGAAAAGGATTATAACAAACGTGGTCATCCAGGTTTGGAGAGAAAAATAGATTTTGATCCTTTTATGTCCGGGTCAAATTCAGAAGCTGACTTAGCAAGCGTTCATGAAGATGATGTTTATTCATATCAGAACAACGTAAGACACCCCAATCATGATTTCCCAAATCAACATCTTACCCCTGTTCGATATTCTGGTGACACCGTATATCCTAAACGGCGTTATATTATCTTGGCTAAAATTAAAGGCTTTTTCAAGTTTGTTGGTTTTggtattaaaaaatgttttaataaatctaaaactTATCTTTCTAAAGTTATATGTAGAACCAAAAATCGAAGAAAAACTCGTATCCAATTACACtgattattatttacatagTTATTTTCATAGTTAATTAAATGTAATTGTTAAGTTAAGATATGGCTGATAATTTCGTATAGGTAAATCACGAGCTAGATTATTGAGTAATCAACAACCTCCAGGAGATCTTGATACCGAAACCAACGGTGAAATTAAAACTGGTGTAAATGATTTTGAGAATTCTGAATTAAACTCGAGAAATATTTCAGATTCAGCATTCCGTTTTCCTGTAAAAAATGCTAGAAGACCCAAAAAAAGGATCAATTTTTCACGACTCAGGTTTAGACGCTCTAATAAACCTGTTctaaaatgtaataaaacCGGCAAACCAATTAAACTCCATTCTTTCCCcgattaatttttaatgattttaagtacatttttaattttattgaaaaaattttttagaataCTTTTGTTAGTTATTACTTTCATTTCATGTTCTTTTAGTCTACGGATGGTTTCATAGGTGTGTTTTTGGTATGTTTGAAAGTCTCCTGAAATTTGGAGTTTATCGCAAagttttacaaaattataattttctaacACTAAAATCAAGTCATTTCAGTGTTTTGCGCCAGGGTTTCTGTGGAATCCCAGGGAATCTTAACCTTAACTCGTGTGCAAGTCCATTTTCAGATTCTTATAATAACAACCTTTCCAATTTAAACATTATTGGCTCTgatttaaatgatattaaaagaagtgtttttaattattatcaactTCGAGGTCCTAAAATAGTAAAACCCAGGGATGTGATTCGGTTTTGGAAGATTCGTCCCGGTGATAAGGTATTATAAACTAaaacttatttatttattactaattagtataaattgataataGGTAGTTGTAATTAGTGGGAAGGATAAGGGGAAAACCGGTGAAGTTTTAATGTGTGACCGGCTTCGAAACCAGGTAAAGGTCAAGGGCTGTAATATGGTACTGttaactttaaaattttttaattttaaaaattttttagagAAAATTGCTTGTTGATTCTCAAGTTGTTCAAATTGAGAAGAAAATCCACTACTCAAACGTCCAGCTTTTGGACCATCTTTTAAAGTACTTGATATTGATTAATTCTTTTTTAGCGTAGGAACTCGAGTTTCAATTCGGTACTCCCATGATAACAAGCCATGTAAAAATTTCCTAATTATTACTTATTTTAGTGAGGGTTTCTAAGAAATCTGGATACGTCATTCCCTGGCCATCTAAAGTATtattacttaattatttaaattatataatttattagagGAAGAAAGAGCCTCGAGGTAAATTTTCgtgtttattttttgatcAGATTGCATTGAGGGTGAGAAGGATACGAGTCCTGAGGAGGCTCTCAGACGTACTTATGACTATGAAAAGGTATTTTGGGGCtttttattagtttcaGGACCTCGCCTCCGTTAACTTACTTCGTCAAACCATGTCAAAGTACAATAGAGACATAACTTAATGAACCAATTCATCTAATACTGACATAAActgtaatatatactatactatATTTATGGTATTCATATACTAAAGAGTGTATTGGATATTAGTGTTTATTGCCGAGTAGCTTTGATGAGAATGATTCGGTTAGGTGCGGAGGCTGAATTGGGTGTTTCTCGATAAAGGTTTCCAATGGCATTGTAATTTGCTTTCCAAACTTCTTTCCAAGGTTTTCCTTCGAGGACTTTGCAGACGTGGTATCTGCCGTCGTCGCGAGTGAGGGGAAGTCATCACTTTCTGAGAAGTTATTGGGAGCCAGATCAGACATGTTCCAACCAGTCTGAGGTGGTTTTGGAGGCGACTTGACACTCCTTTCTTTAGCGCTTTTCTTCTCCAGCTCCATGATCTCCATTAATGAACTCACTTCTACTGTTGTTGTATTCCATCTCTTTTCTACTTTACTCATTTCTCTACTACCAGTTAGCTGTGATGTGGCTGTCAACTGTTCTGTGCTTGACATCTGTGTCGTTTCAGTTAATTCCTTGTCACTCATTAATTCCTTGCTATCTCTAGTGAATTCTTTACTTGACAATTCCTTACCACTGAACTGTGTTGTTGCAGTTAAATCCTTAGTTAACTGTGTAGTGCTTGTCAATTCTTTAT encodes the following:
- a CDS encoding 3-demethylubiquinone-9 3-methyltransferase-like protein, putative, with product MSFINIPVKKSYFLLSYNRFTSSVGFFDRFSHNWWDIDGDMSVLHDYNQVRIPFIANSYINRKKDKVETGSYNSDNTSNPFLFTQFGIFKEPYKRSTVHIESVLKGLKILDVGCGGGILTESLAKFGSKVLGIDPNEQLIEVAKSHKKTHFDDYHLRLGLRNDYCNNLDYKSISVYDFLTDKTRASFDIVVASEVIEHVENREKERFLEALTSLVKPGGLFVITTPGSSLLSYFVNVFLAENLLSKVPKHTHDFDLFISPRNCSRILKKLNFDPVSIQGLLYLPFLRRFFHINSPDLLYMYSFTTSDTG
- a CDS encoding glutaredoxin-related protein, putative, which produces MKLNNKEEVEKAVKSNTGKLVLLVLEEDEPSSKQLMEVSLNLSKDFSEIVFKCVNSDLVGDLYTLKCLPTVLFFENSSLLNSLEGCSTSVLVSFVRGWAANSNESTVDKIERLLREHPVLLFMKGDKAEPFCRFSRAVVNMLNSSGVKFEGYNIFDDPKLREELKAYSNWPTYPQLYVNGNLIGGHDIIKELYETNSLRKEIPAEYLT
- a CDS encoding uncharacterized protein (5 probable transmembrane helices predicted for TA11810 by TMHMM2.0 at aa 145-167, 197-219, 292-314, 324-346 and 423-445); translated protein: MASNVPSEDLKFSSYDHVSDDVEYKSQDDVEEVVQDDAEYQSQDDIEDQLKDLEYKSQDDVEELVQDDAEYKSQDEFVNEVPNAPEIVDIDNIPTSDNDVESGLPNIVYSRSSSDFTELEDKVVIEEGEELLKECPACYKPYGKFIANLSGSNCLLYLFAISWMPFVARFSFKTSYVNFIESTPTLRSTVANKLLYFAVFFSGLMLIISDLIDIVFSYVEHNRRVITEKLKQTLNNSQLELAEKSDLLGLELSVWKTKNHIIAQNRPSSLRKWLFCTTFLEKFLHVIYNFRWVLSGYIFVIIFFITSFLSMIVSKSVNDSNFYLYLMHMINGISIPFFLIFGIKVLRTFLSVEAKRISHNNNKKFNDPLVMTRKGKTLISHPIFVFLTDKCPCNYAVKKGSTFPKDYRYSLRYHAIISCSYKLAFFSVATAYFVYIAFVTVYSLSTKINLRTSYL
- a CDS encoding erythrocyte membrane-associated malaria antigen-like (some similarity to erythrocyte membrane-associated antigen;~1 probable transmembrane helix predicted for TA11805 by TMHMM2.0 at aa 460-479;~Signal peptide predicted for TA11805 by SignalP 2.0 HMM (Signal peptide probability 0.632, signal anchor probability 0.000) with cleavage site probability 0.540 between residues 25 and 26), with the translated sequence MVINFSRTLTLYFWLFYRIILIIRAEDILASESNIVDYKVDSLPLEFVPGSGYVVKVEVGGQPLKLLLDPNVCGIILFENTDRICSKDDKGSCYDPYKSKTASWCVNTAVCVPGKFNYQCKETPSPSKIKELTVDSDIIKIYSIEGLESLKIAVDHKKSPYILDKVPVKLGRSLDRYDRKIFTNVDGIFGISVTRDYRGFFVLDINPVQNVRFPSKLFLGTDRVSEDEIVWSEKRQTGGIFTNSLIQFTIYDLKMCNTKIFGRTSSNWEAAIDLTTPYLILPKNFWMTMMSYLPVDKSCFDEGLSPRLCKLTVGNRLFPIIEFKLSESYYLNFEKVETPSITIPLENLIYDDGDSKTLLIIPDEFSDRPSYTLNPTIKFGYKVLESLNVVVDSDGYRVGLISKNQLVGSFSKCSEVPQCFGDQVYEPALNICLNPICSIWLMKRLNPEKGICETSFVAKVVITTVICALVVAELYCNFARKHILRITSRLCR
- a CDS encoding uncharacterized protein (Shows weak similarity to acyl phosphatases), which produces MSTYFPKSLKNKAKSTFLLSRNSIFPPSRRPEKWLYDSLKTHPTLNRGYPVFDTIFDTLNQKASGLRRYRPKEEKIPVKKDYDLTNQHEMNHRFRFELNGVFNEKKFETELQSYCNQLFLVGWIKCRKKFAIGHGNVIATTQMKRWMEIHGSDNAKFSRVFFHDENYSIPKLDYSHLTVVKDYRKPLKKLQHERNIALNRLSILSSLT